The bacterium DNA window TTCCAAACCTGCGTCTGCCGCCGCTGTCGCTCAACCATCTGCAGATCCGCAACCTGACCCTCAGCGGTGCCGACCTTCTGCTGGTCATCGGTCGGCAAAATCCCAACAACGTGCCGTTTAAAATCGGCAAATGGGATTACTCGCTCTGCCTGGCGGGCCAGGCGCTGGCCTCCGGAGTGTCGCAAAAGCCGACGGAGATTCCGGCTCATGGCCTGGGCGAGATCGAATTGCCGGTGTCGATCGATCTGGCCGGCACCATGAGCTCTGCG harbors:
- a CDS encoding LEA type 2 family protein; the encoded protein is MKTLLITKTGRVPNLRLPPLSLNHLQIRNLTLSGADLLLVIGRQNPNNVPFKIGKWDYSLCLAGQALASGVSQKPTEIPAHGLGEIELPVSIDLAGTMSSAVSALNGPSVQAALSGKVELATPFAEVVLPIDTQTAIKIVR